In a single window of the Olivibacter sp. SDN3 genome:
- the mraY gene encoding phospho-N-acetylmuramoyl-pentapeptide-transferase, giving the protein MLYYLFSYLHDSFNLPGAGVFQYISFRFGMAVILSLIITTVYGGRLISVLRRKQVGETVRSLGLEGETQKQGTPTMGGLIIIAGILLPTLLFAKLENIYVILMITATIWMGAVGFIDDYIKVFKNNKEGLAGKFKVVGQIGLGIIIAWTMYYHPSIVTRQKVSGPMKGENIEMQQNFDGTKSYYNVEVKSTKTNIPFYKNNEFDYGRVLNVFGVPEGKYVFIVFLIFVVFIITAVSNGANITDGIDGLATGTSAVIGVTLAILAYVSGNSIFADYLNIMYIPNSGELVVFAGAFVGACVGFLWYNSYPAQVFMGDTGSLAIGGIIAAFAIMIRKELLIPILCGIFLIELVSVILQVSYFKYTKKKFGEGRRIFLMSPLHHHYQKRGYHESKIVTRFWIVGIILAVITIVTLKIR; this is encoded by the coding sequence ATGTTGTACTATCTATTTTCATATTTACATGATAGTTTTAATCTGCCGGGGGCAGGTGTGTTTCAGTACATATCTTTCCGCTTCGGCATGGCGGTTATACTGTCGTTGATTATTACTACGGTATATGGAGGACGATTGATCAGCGTTTTGCGACGTAAGCAGGTAGGCGAGACTGTACGAAGCTTGGGACTGGAAGGCGAAACGCAGAAACAGGGTACCCCTACAATGGGAGGACTTATTATTATTGCCGGTATCTTATTGCCCACCCTCTTATTTGCCAAACTGGAAAATATATATGTCATATTAATGATTACAGCTACTATATGGATGGGAGCGGTAGGTTTTATCGATGATTATATAAAAGTATTCAAAAATAATAAGGAGGGATTGGCGGGCAAATTCAAAGTAGTGGGGCAGATCGGCCTGGGAATTATCATCGCTTGGACAATGTATTACCACCCGTCGATAGTTACTCGCCAGAAGGTTAGCGGCCCTATGAAGGGGGAGAATATCGAGATGCAACAGAATTTTGATGGAACTAAGAGCTATTATAACGTGGAAGTGAAATCAACTAAAACGAATATTCCCTTTTATAAAAACAATGAATTTGACTACGGAAGGGTGTTGAATGTTTTTGGTGTTCCAGAGGGTAAATATGTGTTTATTGTTTTTTTAATATTCGTCGTTTTTATTATTACTGCCGTATCAAATGGTGCCAATATTACAGATGGTATTGATGGTTTGGCAACAGGAACTTCTGCTGTTATCGGTGTCACGCTTGCTATTTTAGCTTATGTTTCAGGTAATAGTATTTTTGCCGACTACCTTAATATTATGTATATCCCCAATTCAGGTGAGTTGGTTGTGTTTGCCGGAGCTTTCGTTGGAGCGTGTGTCGGCTTTTTATGGTACAACTCTTATCCGGCTCAAGTATTCATGGGAGATACTGGCTCCTTGGCAATAGGAGGAATTATTGCGGCATTTGCCATTATGATTAGAAAGGAATTACTTATTCCAATTTTATGTGGCATTTTTCTGATTGAACTCGTATCGGTGATTTTACAGGTGTCTTATTTTAAGTATACAAAGAAAAAGTTTGGTGAGGGAAGAAGGATTTTTTTAATGTCTCCGCTACATCATCATTATCAGAAAAGAGGATATCATGAGTCTAAAATAGTCACAAGATTTTGGATAGTGGGGATTATACTTGCTGTTATAACGATTGTAACATTAAAAATCAGATAG